The genome window GGGGAAGCTGTACTGGGTGTGATCGACATAATGGGGTTTGGCATAGGGCGAGATGATGATCAGCGGCGCCCGGAAAGCATATTCGATCTTCGCGTTGGGACCCTTTGGAGGAACGACATGATCGTAGAAGCCGCCGAAGTCATCCCACGTCAGGAAGATAGCGGTGCTGTTCCATACGGCTTTATTTTGCATAACGGCATTGATCTGCGAGACGGTAAAGTTTTCACCTATGCAGATACTAACGGGTGGATGATCGCTTACATTTCCGGGCTGCACCAGCCAGCTGACGGTAGGCAATGTTCCGGCTGCGGCATCCTTTACGAACTGCTTATAATCGGAGAAATGCTGTTTCCATTGTTGTGTCTCGCGGATATCCTGAATAGCATCATAGGCATTCCACTCGAATCCATCGGTATTTACTGCGGGCGAGTAGGTTTTCCAGGAGAGGTTCTGGGCGCTGAGCAGGTCTCCCAGTGTTTGGAAATCGCTGAAGCAAGGAAAGACATGCGTTACTTTGCCATCTGGAGCTCGCTCCTCAACGGTAGTGCCTTGCGAATCGTCGCACCCCCATTTGTTGATATCTCCCACGCCGTAAGGATTATCATCAACATTATCATTGCTAGCTGCTATGGAGAAGAGATGGTTCGGGAAACTCGGTCCCTGGATCGGATAAAAGAAGTGGTCGGGCAAGGCGAAGGTCTGAGCATACTGCCAATAGTTGGGGATATCCGATTGGTAGAATTGCGAATCGGCCACATCCATTTTCTTCCCATTGATATTCTGAATTGCTCCGAGAATTTTGGAGAAGCCATCCATCTTACCGTGATCATAGGCCGTCAGATAGGAAGCATGTTCATGATCGATATCGAATACAAGTTGATCGGGTTGATGATTTAAGGGATGGATTTTGCCTTTGGGATCTTTGTAGGTTGTCGCCCCATCAGCTCCTTGGAAAGTACCGAACATACTGTCGAAGGTGCGATTCTCCTTGACTATGATCACAATATGTTTGATAGGATTGGATGCCAGAGGAGCGGCATCTGCGTTATGAGGAGTTGCCTGTGGGACAATACCTATCAATAGAAGCAGGATGGTGAAAAGGCTCCCGAGATAAGCCTTTCTTGATATCCTGAACCGTTCTGAAAGTGAGAACTGCTGGTTCATGCTCTGTCTCTCCATTTCAATAAATTCTCTCATGCTTTCTATGCTGTGCTATGACCAATCTATGTTCGATGGGCCGCTTTGCGTATATGAGGGACAGGTACGTTGTTGCAGGATCAATGGCGGCAAGGGCTGCTGTTTGAAGTTGAACGAGTTGAACATATCGCTGGCACCCTGATCAAGTCCTCCCAGAGATGGCAAACCCAGAATCTTCTCCGCGAATTTGAGCATCGAGGGGAAGCTATAGAACGTGTTGTCGACATAATGGGGTTTGGCATAGGGCGAGATGATGATCAGCGGAGCGCGAAAGCCATATTCAATCTTCTGATTGGGGCCGTTGGAGGGCTTGACGTGATCGTAGAAGCCGCCGAAGTCGTCCCAGGTCAGGAAGATGGCCGTGCT of Ktedonobacteraceae bacterium contains these proteins:
- a CDS encoding alkaline phosphatase family protein; the encoded protein is MNQQFSLSERFRISRKAYLGSLFTILLLLIGIVPQATPHNADAAPLASNPIKHIVIIVKENRTFDSMFGTFQGADGATTYKDPKGKIHPLNHQPDQLVFDIDHEHASYLTAYDHGKMDGFSKILGAIQNINGKKMDVADSQFYQSDIPNYWQYAQTFALPDHFFYPIQGPSFPNHLFSIAASNDNVDDNPYGVGDINKWGCDDSQGTTVEERAPDGKVTHVFPCFSDFQTLGDLLSAQNLSWKTYSPAVNTDGFEWNAYDAIQDIRETQQWKQHFSDYKQFVKDAAAGTLPTVSWLVQPGNVSDHPPVSICIGENFTVSQINAVMQNKAVWNSTAIFLTWDDFGGFYDHVVPPKGPNAKIEYAFRAPLIIISPYAKPHYVDHTQYSFP